In Nematostella vectensis chromosome 2, jaNemVect1.1, whole genome shotgun sequence, one genomic interval encodes:
- the LOC125559016 gene encoding uncharacterized protein LOC125559016, with protein MITLVWITVLMAMHYSHANPSGHKALHLNTKKSFLEDAMKEMEYGDKGGKGTHGKEAGTNHKTNSIDTNHTITQTAQKLTRPNKEQKTISTVTKIFPSTLPDKKPAKKLSQSPLAVESNKTFDRKINKEIRGEVREIVSIAKKINVKALTDATPGMDKKSETSTGSTGKGSLSYQGDLNPETVNVLQKFVENMLHDEAEKRKNSANAETIGVDGNKTQSDGNLENKSLRAPISSYTKSAATQGGEKYQITPVYRLKAQSNSSAGKVSDDNQKEKQQELENLQQQAQKLLLQREKEEEIALKNAANINGAESKASVEGASSANPFKDIKGLGNGKLKELPRGFLEQFVNMLKDKKPVVQVPKRVTEARKAYETARKLVKAAQAREQLYKAEQDFFEKVKEMMSKTEVKEPGQKNQNADETASKTINDGGDKTSEAASAKSLGSSLPLSTLTSANDLFSGKANNANDPSMKKFDEAAHMEEKVAQQQDQMYEALIHNALRKSFRSDEDDDENEEPGIIRGGHDTPEEEDYGDFQDKDEEAQKKSLLGNGEHDGKNDDTTITLRSHIAKKQNTAIKKPESVQNSFTAENIDKLPSFIS; from the exons ATGATCACTCTAGTGTGGATAACAGTACTAATGGCTATGCACTACAGCCATGCCAACCCTTCAG GTCACAAAGCACTGCATCTTAACACCAAGAAAAGCTTCCTTGAAGATGCAATGAAAGAAATGGAGTATGGCGACAAAGGTGGCAAAGGCACACATGGCAAAGAGGCAGGCACTAACCACAAAACGAACAGCATAGATACAAACCACACAATAACGCAAACGGCACAGAAACTTACTCGCCcaaacaaagaacaaaaaacGATCTCAacagtaaccaagatatttccTTCAACTCTACCTGACAAGAAACCAGCAAAGAAACTTTCACAATCCCCTCTTGCAGTagaatcaaacaaaacatttgatAGGAAAATCAATAAGGAAATAAGAGGCGAAGTCAGAGAAATAGTTAGCATTGCTAAGAAAATAAACGTAAAGGCTTTGACAGATGCTACACCAGGAATGGACAAGAAAAGTGAGACAAGCACTGGAAGCACCGGGAAAGGATCTTTAAGTTATCAAGGGGACCTAAACCCAGAAACTGTCAATGTTCTACAGAAATTTGTAGAAAACATGTTGCATGATGAGGCAGAAAAGCGAAAGAATTCGGCCAATGCAGAGACTATTGGTGTAGACGGTAACAAGACACAGAGCGACGGAAATCTAGAGAACAAGTCCTTGAGGGCACCTATTAGCTCGTATACTAAAAGTGCTGCGACCCAAGGGGGAGAAAAGTACCAAATAACACCAGTGTATCGCTTAAAAGCACAAAGCAATTCGTCCGCGGGGAAAGTAAGTGATGACAATCAGAAAGAGAAACAACAAGAACTCGAGAATTTACAACAGCAGGCCCAGAAACTTTTGCTacagagagagaaagaggaaGAAATAGCTTTAAAAAACGCAGCGAATATAAATGGGGCCGAATCCAAGGCAAGCGTCGAGGGGGCTTCTTCCGCGAATCCCTTTAAAGATATCAAAGGATTAGGAAATGGCAAGCTCAAAGAGTTACCTAGAGGTTTTCTTGAACAATTTGTAAACATGCTGAAAGACAAGAAGCCAGTTGTTCAGGTGCCGAAGCGAGTGACGGAAGCAAGGAAGGCGTACGAGACGGCTAGAAAGTTAGTCAAGGCAGCACAAGCGAGAGAACAGTTGTACAAAGCTGAACAGGACTTCTTCGAGAAGGTCAAAGAAATGATGAGTAAGACGGAAGTCAAGGAACCAGGCCAAAAAAATCAGAACGCCGACGAAACGGCCAGTAAAACTATCAACGATGGTGGTGATAAAACTAGTGAGGCTGCATCAGCAAAATCGTTGGGTTCCTCTCTTCCTCTATCTACTTTGACAAGCGCAAACGATCTGTTTTCTGGGAAAGCGAATAATGCCAATGATCCGAGTATGAAAAAGTTTGACGAGGCGGCCCACATGGAAGAGAAAGTTGCACAACAGCAGGATCAGATGTACGAGGCACTTATCCACAACGCGCTTAGAAAATCCTTCCGAAGCGACGAGGACGATGATGAAAACGAGGAACCGGGTATCATACGAGGCGGGCATGACACTCCTGAAGAAGAAGATTACGGCGACTTCCAAGACAAAGACGAGGAGGCACAGAAGAAGTCACTTCTAGGAAACGGGGAGCATGACGGGAAAAATGATGACACCACTATTACTTTGAGGAGTCATATTGCCaagaaacaaaatacagcAATAAAAAAGCCGGAAAGTGTTCAGAATAGTTTCACCGCTGAAAACATTGATAAACTACCTAGCTTTATTTCTTAG
- the LOC5515816 gene encoding protein MLP1 homolog: MTMWRRYSIVVLIVLDLLLCIGTAQQIKSKKGCIRKETSEFKDGGVETQDLIDPDENGVYHTNTINDITLLGKKSRVSKHKAIECEDKEDSSSGDDEGENTPENMLLKATQQEPSNGSRNNENTKTTERKSDVSDSLGDEKLKIKDLQSSIHRNLVKLFHHLRHSASGRAKDEENKEVMKEKQDIVAEEKQIADLHQVSSSFLKGLEHEGDVSKLLHNNPKLGHLLLVNEGSGEEERKNASQAARKDSKADNQQRKVVHPNGTIQIHTNTEDEIAKSDKHNSSRFDIKLKAFLDAKRLSNGNLTALHKMVNKMLKHQNTTKLGAHTLPKPSPHKPFVVSKHDPYAEIAASPDHPKLPPHIKVPKSSSLIPVGLPNEDDADDTGPPEPPAVPNDKKEDHASPEFPAVGGGAMDGAGPMIRLPPPMAGVDGASEAPGQNDGTMAGMVNPDLTNQKAFDEMRAEAVQDQLQEQLQRQAMEGMGMGGRGMRGGGMPNMDGFGGMEGGMNGIAGMNGMGGGANGMAGGMNGMEGGMDDMAGGMGGGMNGMGAGMNAMGGGLNGIGGMNGMRGIGGMNGMDGMRGYERGPYGGSESFGLDRDEYPGQDDAYRRNPYEDQSPFSMGGYGGGDPMLGSDGANGVPSLIDEPAVGRDVVPLGYRHRASRYRTLYTPRFYDDDDDDEDDDGYEDDTASPSVRTPEHERDDDEEDLDDGYGAEYDRKTKIAKVHDSGTTTNVTKNAT, from the exons ATGACGATGTGGAGACGGTACTCTATCGTGGTACTGATTGTACTAGACTTGCTTCTTTGTATAG GTACAGCCCAACAAATCAAGTCCAAGAAAG GCTGCATAAGAAAAGAGACGTCCGAGTTCAAAGATGGAGGCGTAGAGACGCAAGACCTAATCGATCCAGATGAGAACGGCGTCTACCACACCAACACAATAAACGATATAACATTGTTAGGGAAGAAATCCAGAGTTAGCAAACACAAGGCGATAGAATGCGAGGATAAGGAGGACAGCTCTAGCGGCGACGACGAGGGAGAAAACACTCCCGAAAATATGCTACTCAAAGCAACACAACAGGAACCTTCAAATGGTTCCAGAAATAATGAAAACACTAAGACTACCGAAAGAAAGTCTGACGTTTCAGACAGTCTAGGAGATGAGAAGTTGAAGATTAAAGATCTCCAGTCAAGTATTCATCGCAATTTAGTTAAACTTTTTCATCATCTGAGGCACTCTGCTAGCGGAAGGGCCAAAGACGAGGAAAATAAAGAAGTCATGAAAGAGAAGCAGGACATTGTGGCAGAGGAGAAACAGATCGCAGATCTCCATCAAGTGTCGTCGAGCTTTCTTAAAGGCCTAGAGCACGAAGGCGATGTATCTAAGCTCCTCCATAACAACCCTAAGCTGGGTCATCTGCTTCTTGTTAACGAGGGCAGTGGAGAGGAGGAGCGAAAGAATGCATCACAAGCGGCGAGAAAAGACAGCAAAGCAGATAACCAACAGCGGAAAGTAGTACATCCTAATGGAACAATTCAGATTCATACGAACACAGAAGATGAGATTGCAAAATCTGATAAGCATAACAGTAGTAGATTCGATATCAAGCTGAAAGCGTTTCTAGACGCCAAACGTCTTAGCAACGGCAACCTAACAGCGTTACACAAGATGGTAAACAAGATGCTGAAACATCAGAATACAACAAAACTTGGGGCTCACACCTTGCCCAAGCCAAGTCCACACAAGCCATTCGTAGTGTCTAAGCACGACCCTTACGCCGAGATTGCGGCAAGTCCAGATCACCCCAAGTTGCCACCCCACATCAAGGTCCCGAAGAGCAGTTCCCTGATTCCTGTGGGTCTTCCAAACGAAGATGACGCAGACGATACCGGACCACCTGAACCACCAGCGGTACCTAACGACAAGAAGGAAGACCACGCCTCACCAGAGTTTCCCGCTGTAGGGGGAGGGGCGATGGATGGAGCAGGACCCATGATAAGGCTGCCCCCGCCCATGGCAG GTGTAGATGGAGCTTCTGAGGCCCCGGGACAAAACGATGGCACCATGGCAG GAATGGTGAATCCAGACTTGACGAACCAGAAGGCTTTTGACGAAATGCGCGCTGAGGCTGTCCAAGACCAACTACAGGAGCAGCTGCAGAGACAGGCTATGGAAGGCATGGGAATGGGCGGACGGGGCATGAGGGGCGGAGGGATGCCGAACATGGATGGGTTTGGCGGAATGGAAGGTGGAATGAATGGAATAGCAGGGATGAACGGAATGGGTGGTGGAGCAAATGGAATGGCTGGCGGAATGAACGGGATGGAAGGTGGTATGGATGATATGGCTGGTGGAATGGGAGGAGGAATGAATGGCATGGGAGCTGGAATGAATGCCATGGGAGGAGGACTGAATGGAATAGGAGGAATGAATGGTATGAGAGGAATAGGAGGTATGAATGGAATGGACGGGATGCGAGGATACGAGAGAGGTCCGTATGGAGGAAGTGAATCATTTGGTTTGGACAGAGACGAGTACCCGGGACAAGATGATGCCTACAGAAGGAACCCGTATGAGGACCAGTCCCCATTTTCCATGGGTGGGTACGGAGGTGGGGACCCCATGCTAGGGAGCGACGGAGCAAATGGTGTTCCGTCTTTGATTGACGAGCCAGCAGTGGGAAGGGACGTGGTTCCCCTTGGGTACAGACACCGAGCGTCCAGATACCGCACACTCTACACGCCGAGgttttatgatgatgatgatgatgatgaagatgatgacggTTACGAAGATGACACAGCTTCGCCTAGCGTCCGCACCCCCGAACACGAGAGAGATGATGACGAAGAAGATCTAGATGATGGCTATGGCGCCGAGTACGACAGGAAAACCAAGATCGCTAAAGTACACGACAGCGGAACTACTACAAATGTCACGAAAAATGCCACCTGA
- the LOC5515758 gene encoding uncharacterized protein LOC5515758, whose translation MNGQTLIVVSLFSFTLFFAVFAHNVVDQVDQKRNVREYNMLKELLGKPKGNPVAAEAVKGIKTTTRLHKLCPGKKPVHRVNLSKEWSEDATAYDKVICGLYTMKDEYKKRERHVAQILAGKHKDKPLEEQKKYLIEAVNKMAKAAGPLPRLIFPREGR comes from the exons ATGAACGGTCAAACTTTGATTGTTGTGTCGTTGTTTTCATTCACCCTCTTCTTTGCAG TTTTTGCCCACAATGTGGTGGACCAGGTGGACCAGAAGAGGAACGTCAGGGAATACA ATATGCTGAAAGAACTTCTTGGGAAGCCAAAAGGAAATC CTGTTGCAGCAGAAGCCGTAAAAGGCATAAAAACGACGACGCGACTACATAAACTCTGCCCTGGCAAGAAACCCGTCCACAGAGTTAACCTGAGTAAGGAATGGAGCGAGGACGCCACAGCTTACGATAAGGTCATCTGCGGGCTGTACACCATGAAAGACGAGTACAAAAAACGCGAGCGTCACGTCGCGCAGATTCTCGCCGGCAAACACAAGGACAAACCTCTAgaggaacaaaaaaaatatctgattgAAGCCGTTAACAAAATGGCCAAGGCGGCCGGTCCACTTCCTCGATTGATCTTCCCTCGTGAAGGCAGATAG
- the LOC5515817 gene encoding spidroin-1 isoform X1 gives MGCLRSRNSVATCLIVLFLYQVYAAPLDFDKSGEDQVKEAVQKAEEAAKHAAEESVSHGHKAETRVPADKLRSLASDLEESLREDKAEKKVTMHNRKHARPEESDDDVFQEKRVKEHRVHRKPSLSRLMGIGDMGDSGNSNSYKEDTKLEDRLAMEAEEEKKYEDGYGGSQWDSGAEKGASWASNIQRQDAAEKQSIQAQVASESAHELDEIQNAITSESQSSRGSASMGEQGASVIQVGSNGATKGFSSMEMGHNNEAGATSEAPSMKSFGSSSHDLSRLMAQSSKLSSSELEGPSQQQYTSDGGMGFGGQGGQEQAGMGQESMGTSQMGQEGAASIDSLEGGRSPLGPNSFTGGLGGRMEESSYGGRGEMAGILGRGESESSLQGMGAASYASNQQQSVMGGAATDNYQSMMGGGSMQSLGGDAGGSMQGLAGGGGIQSFGGGGGAGLQTLGGGGDVQTLGGQTMQGVQSYGGGAGMQSFGGGGMAGMQFGGMQGFPSLGGGGGGAGMMAGQMGYKKRSHTAKLEKTQKASTQGSPAANTSKVSHHHHRHRHHHKRSN, from the exons ATGGGTTGTTTGAGGTCGAGGAACTCGGTGGCCACCTGTCTAATAGTCCTTTTTCTCTATCAAG TATACGCAGCACCACTCGACTTTGATAAAAGTGGCGAAGACCAAG TGAAGGAGGCAGTGCAGAAGGCAGAAGAGGCCGCTAAGCATGCAGCGGAGGAATCAGTGAGTCACGGCCATAAGGCAGAGACAAGAGTTCCAGCAGACAAGTTGAGAAGCCTGGCTAGTGATCTGGAGGAGAGCCTTAGAGAAGACAAAGCTGAGAAGAAGGTTACAATGCACAACAGAAAGCACGCTAGGCCAGAAG AGTCGGATGACGACGTCTTTCAAGAGAAGCGTGTGAAAGAGCACCGcgtccacaggaaacccagtcTTTCCCGTCTGATGGGTATTGGCGACATGGGCGACTCCGGTAACTCGAACTCGTACAAGGAAGACACGAAGCTTGAGGATAGACTGGCGATGGAGGCGGAGGAGGAGAAGAAGTATGAAGACGGCTACGGTGGCAGTCAGTGGGATAGTGGCGCAGAGAAAGGCGCAAGCTGGGCCTCGAATATACAGCGACAAGACGCCGCAGAG AAACAGAGCATTCAGGCCCAGGTCGCCTCTGAGAGCGCGCACGAGCTTGATGAGATCCAGAACGCGATTACTTCCGAGTCCCAGTCCTCTCGCGGTTCTGCCAGCATGGGAGAACAAGGGGCGTCAGTCATCCAAGTCGGTAGCAACGGAGCCACAAAGGGATTTAGTAGTATGGAAATGGGGCACAACAACGAGGCAGGGGCTACAAGCGAGGCGCCTAGCATGAAATCATTCGGCTCATCCAGTCATG ATCTATCGCGCCTTATGGCACAATCCAGCAAACTATCCTCTAGCGAACTGGAGGGTCCATCTCAACAGCAGTACACATCTGATGGTGGCATGGGGTTCGGCGGCCAGGGTGGTCAGGAACAGGCCGGGATGGGCCAGGAGTCTATGGGGACCAGTCAGATGGGCCAGGAGGGTGCTGCCTCCATCGACTCTCTAGAAGGTGGAAGGTCGCCACTGGGGCCAAACTCGTTCACAGGCGGTCTGGGAGGGCGGATGGAAGAGAGCAGTTATGGCGGGAGGGGTGAGATGGCAGGTATCCTGGGTAGAGGAGAAAGCGAGAGTTCTCTACAGGGGATGGGTGCGGCCAGTTACGCCAGCAACCAGCAGCAGTCCGTGATGGGCGGGGCGGCAACGGACAACTACCAAAGCATGATGGGCGGAGGAAGCATGCAGTCCCTTGGAGGGGATGCTGGTGGCAGCATGCAAGGTCTAGCAGGGGGAGGCGGGATTCAGAGCTTCGGAGGTGGAGGAGGAGCAGGTCTTCAGACACTGGGAGGTGGCGGGGATGTGCAGACGCTTGGAGGCCAGACCATGCAGGGGGTGCAGTCCTATGGTGGGGGCGCAGGGATGCAGTCGTTCGGAGGTGGAGGAATGGCAGGGATGCAGTTCGGCGGGATGCAAGGCTTCCCGTCACTTGgcggaggaggaggaggggcaGGAATGATGGCCGGACAAATGGGTTATAAAAAG CGCTCACATACAGCAAAATTAGAAAAGACGCAAAAGGCCTCTACTCAAGGTAGCCCAGCAGCGAATACG agtAAAGtttctcatcatcatcatcgtcatcgccatcaccacaAGCGGAGTAATTGA
- the LOC5515817 gene encoding spidroin-1 isoform X2, which yields MGCLRSRNSVATCLIVLFLYQVYAAPLDFDKSGEDQVKEAVQKAEEAAKHAAEESVSHGHKAETRVPADKLRSLASDLEESLREDKAEKKVTMHNRKHARPEESDDDVFQEKRVKEHRVHRKPSLSRLMGIGDMGDSGNSNSYKEDTKLEDRLAMEAEEEKKYEDGYGGSQWDSGAEKGASWASNIQRQDAAEKQSIQAQVASESAHELDEIQNAITSESQSSRGSASMGEQGASVIQVGSNGATKGFSSMEMGHNNEAGATSEAPSMKSFGSSSHDLSRLMAQSSKLSSSELEGPSQQQYTSDGGMGFGGQGGQEQAGMGQESMGTSQMGQEGAASIDSLEGGRSPLGPNSFTGGLGGRMEESSYGGRGEMAGILGRGESESSLQGMGAASYASNQQQSVMGGAATDNYQSMMGGGSMQSLGGDAGGSMQGLAGGGGIQSFGGGGGAGLQTLGGGGDVQTLGGQTMQGVQSYGGGAGMQSFGGGGMAGMQFGGMQGFPSLGGGGGGAGMMAGQMGYKKSTIQRPDRHNGALTYSKIRKDAKGLYSR from the exons ATGGGTTGTTTGAGGTCGAGGAACTCGGTGGCCACCTGTCTAATAGTCCTTTTTCTCTATCAAG TATACGCAGCACCACTCGACTTTGATAAAAGTGGCGAAGACCAAG TGAAGGAGGCAGTGCAGAAGGCAGAAGAGGCCGCTAAGCATGCAGCGGAGGAATCAGTGAGTCACGGCCATAAGGCAGAGACAAGAGTTCCAGCAGACAAGTTGAGAAGCCTGGCTAGTGATCTGGAGGAGAGCCTTAGAGAAGACAAAGCTGAGAAGAAGGTTACAATGCACAACAGAAAGCACGCTAGGCCAGAAG AGTCGGATGACGACGTCTTTCAAGAGAAGCGTGTGAAAGAGCACCGcgtccacaggaaacccagtcTTTCCCGTCTGATGGGTATTGGCGACATGGGCGACTCCGGTAACTCGAACTCGTACAAGGAAGACACGAAGCTTGAGGATAGACTGGCGATGGAGGCGGAGGAGGAGAAGAAGTATGAAGACGGCTACGGTGGCAGTCAGTGGGATAGTGGCGCAGAGAAAGGCGCAAGCTGGGCCTCGAATATACAGCGACAAGACGCCGCAGAG AAACAGAGCATTCAGGCCCAGGTCGCCTCTGAGAGCGCGCACGAGCTTGATGAGATCCAGAACGCGATTACTTCCGAGTCCCAGTCCTCTCGCGGTTCTGCCAGCATGGGAGAACAAGGGGCGTCAGTCATCCAAGTCGGTAGCAACGGAGCCACAAAGGGATTTAGTAGTATGGAAATGGGGCACAACAACGAGGCAGGGGCTACAAGCGAGGCGCCTAGCATGAAATCATTCGGCTCATCCAGTCATG ATCTATCGCGCCTTATGGCACAATCCAGCAAACTATCCTCTAGCGAACTGGAGGGTCCATCTCAACAGCAGTACACATCTGATGGTGGCATGGGGTTCGGCGGCCAGGGTGGTCAGGAACAGGCCGGGATGGGCCAGGAGTCTATGGGGACCAGTCAGATGGGCCAGGAGGGTGCTGCCTCCATCGACTCTCTAGAAGGTGGAAGGTCGCCACTGGGGCCAAACTCGTTCACAGGCGGTCTGGGAGGGCGGATGGAAGAGAGCAGTTATGGCGGGAGGGGTGAGATGGCAGGTATCCTGGGTAGAGGAGAAAGCGAGAGTTCTCTACAGGGGATGGGTGCGGCCAGTTACGCCAGCAACCAGCAGCAGTCCGTGATGGGCGGGGCGGCAACGGACAACTACCAAAGCATGATGGGCGGAGGAAGCATGCAGTCCCTTGGAGGGGATGCTGGTGGCAGCATGCAAGGTCTAGCAGGGGGAGGCGGGATTCAGAGCTTCGGAGGTGGAGGAGGAGCAGGTCTTCAGACACTGGGAGGTGGCGGGGATGTGCAGACGCTTGGAGGCCAGACCATGCAGGGGGTGCAGTCCTATGGTGGGGGCGCAGGGATGCAGTCGTTCGGAGGTGGAGGAATGGCAGGGATGCAGTTCGGCGGGATGCAAGGCTTCCCGTCACTTGgcggaggaggaggaggggcaGGAATGATGGCCGGACAAATGGGTTATAAAAAG TCGACGATTCAACGACCAGACAGACATAACGGAG CGCTCACATACAGCAAAATTAGAAAAGACGCAAAAGGCCTCTACTCAAGGTAG
- the LOC5515817 gene encoding spidroin-1 isoform X3 codes for MGCLRSRNSVATCLIVLFLYQVYAAPLDFDKSGEDQESDDDVFQEKRVKEHRVHRKPSLSRLMGIGDMGDSGNSNSYKEDTKLEDRLAMEAEEEKKYEDGYGGSQWDSGAEKGASWASNIQRQDAAEKQSIQAQVASESAHELDEIQNAITSESQSSRGSASMGEQGASVIQVGSNGATKGFSSMEMGHNNEAGATSEAPSMKSFGSSSHDLSRLMAQSSKLSSSELEGPSQQQYTSDGGMGFGGQGGQEQAGMGQESMGTSQMGQEGAASIDSLEGGRSPLGPNSFTGGLGGRMEESSYGGRGEMAGILGRGESESSLQGMGAASYASNQQQSVMGGAATDNYQSMMGGGSMQSLGGDAGGSMQGLAGGGGIQSFGGGGGAGLQTLGGGGDVQTLGGQTMQGVQSYGGGAGMQSFGGGGMAGMQFGGMQGFPSLGGGGGGAGMMAGQMGYKKRSHTAKLEKTQKASTQGSPAANTSKVSHHHHRHRHHHKRSN; via the exons ATGGGTTGTTTGAGGTCGAGGAACTCGGTGGCCACCTGTCTAATAGTCCTTTTTCTCTATCAAG TATACGCAGCACCACTCGACTTTGATAAAAGTGGCGAAGACCAAG AGTCGGATGACGACGTCTTTCAAGAGAAGCGTGTGAAAGAGCACCGcgtccacaggaaacccagtcTTTCCCGTCTGATGGGTATTGGCGACATGGGCGACTCCGGTAACTCGAACTCGTACAAGGAAGACACGAAGCTTGAGGATAGACTGGCGATGGAGGCGGAGGAGGAGAAGAAGTATGAAGACGGCTACGGTGGCAGTCAGTGGGATAGTGGCGCAGAGAAAGGCGCAAGCTGGGCCTCGAATATACAGCGACAAGACGCCGCAGAG AAACAGAGCATTCAGGCCCAGGTCGCCTCTGAGAGCGCGCACGAGCTTGATGAGATCCAGAACGCGATTACTTCCGAGTCCCAGTCCTCTCGCGGTTCTGCCAGCATGGGAGAACAAGGGGCGTCAGTCATCCAAGTCGGTAGCAACGGAGCCACAAAGGGATTTAGTAGTATGGAAATGGGGCACAACAACGAGGCAGGGGCTACAAGCGAGGCGCCTAGCATGAAATCATTCGGCTCATCCAGTCATG ATCTATCGCGCCTTATGGCACAATCCAGCAAACTATCCTCTAGCGAACTGGAGGGTCCATCTCAACAGCAGTACACATCTGATGGTGGCATGGGGTTCGGCGGCCAGGGTGGTCAGGAACAGGCCGGGATGGGCCAGGAGTCTATGGGGACCAGTCAGATGGGCCAGGAGGGTGCTGCCTCCATCGACTCTCTAGAAGGTGGAAGGTCGCCACTGGGGCCAAACTCGTTCACAGGCGGTCTGGGAGGGCGGATGGAAGAGAGCAGTTATGGCGGGAGGGGTGAGATGGCAGGTATCCTGGGTAGAGGAGAAAGCGAGAGTTCTCTACAGGGGATGGGTGCGGCCAGTTACGCCAGCAACCAGCAGCAGTCCGTGATGGGCGGGGCGGCAACGGACAACTACCAAAGCATGATGGGCGGAGGAAGCATGCAGTCCCTTGGAGGGGATGCTGGTGGCAGCATGCAAGGTCTAGCAGGGGGAGGCGGGATTCAGAGCTTCGGAGGTGGAGGAGGAGCAGGTCTTCAGACACTGGGAGGTGGCGGGGATGTGCAGACGCTTGGAGGCCAGACCATGCAGGGGGTGCAGTCCTATGGTGGGGGCGCAGGGATGCAGTCGTTCGGAGGTGGAGGAATGGCAGGGATGCAGTTCGGCGGGATGCAAGGCTTCCCGTCACTTGgcggaggaggaggaggggcaGGAATGATGGCCGGACAAATGGGTTATAAAAAG CGCTCACATACAGCAAAATTAGAAAAGACGCAAAAGGCCTCTACTCAAGGTAGCCCAGCAGCGAATACG agtAAAGtttctcatcatcatcatcgtcatcgccatcaccacaAGCGGAGTAATTGA